In Rhinolophus sinicus isolate RSC01 linkage group LG01, ASM3656204v1, whole genome shotgun sequence, the genomic stretch TTTCCCATCAGCAGATCTGTCCCCAGAGCCTGTGCCATGCAGTGTGCTTAGGGGACACGACACGTGGTCTCTACCCTCAAGAAGTTCACAGGCCAGAAAGGGAGAGACACACCCCGTCTACAGTATAGCCTGCTGAGTGTTCTGGAGCAGGTGGCGTGAGCAAGAGAAGGCGGAAATGCCCAGATAAGCAGAGGACCCTCTTGACAGTGGGGCGATGGAAGGGTAGTTGTGACCGCACTCCCTGCCCCCCAAGCAGCCTAAATTCATGCTCCATCCATTCAGCTCCTCTTCTCCACCCTCAGCTCCCCTTCCCAGAGGGAGTAGGGCCTTACTCACCAAGGTGAAGCAAATGGCCCCCAGAGCAGCATAGACCATATGGACCCAATAAATCTGGGGAGAGGGAACAGGGATGGTGTTAGAAATCTTAGCAAAGCATGCACCAAGGCAGGCCCTCAGGACCAGCTTCCCCCAGGATTCTGGCATCCAAGTGGGGAGATCCAGGAAGCTACCTGCATGAAAGGACTAGCTCTGCCTTCCAGATCCTGGAGAATGGTAACATACTGGGCAGAGAAAACAGGCCATCCTCCAATGgccacagaaaaataatttccaaagtgAGTTAAGCTACAGAGGTGTCTACTATACTTCTGGAACAAAGAAGGTGGTGGAATTACAGCTCTGGGCAGGGCGGACCCCGGCATGTACTGGTTGAAGAGCCCATCACCTTTCCCCCCAGCCATGGTCCACCTTCAGGAGAGTGGATCTTGCAGCCCAGCCTGGGAGGGACAGATTAAAGAAGAGGGCTAGGACGGAACACCAGCCACTCTGATGAAATCAGAATCAGACGGCACCCCAAGGGCATCCCTGCTGTCCAGAGGGCACGGCCAGCCCTTCTGTTCATATGCTTCCGCTTCCAGCACTGTTCTCCCCTCCCCGCCATGAGGCTCTGCTCAGCCTAAGGCCTCATGCTCTCCCCAGCCAACTAGGATGAAAGAGGAGTTGGATGTGATTCCTAAGGTCCCTTCCACCCAGCCGTCTGCCTCCTGGCTCCTAGTCTCAGTGGTGAGAGCTCACCTCCTACTTTCACAGGAATTCTGTGACACTGTCCAAGGTCTCAGGCTCCTAGGGCCTTCTGTCGCTAAAGAGGGTACTATCCGCTAATCCAAAGGTGGGGCCTCGGCACTGGTGCCTTTGCTGGCCAGTCGAGAGGTTCTGGAAGTCAGAGCCTGCCCGGAGGCGTGTGGGCCTGCTACATTCGTTATACAGAAGGTCTCTGAGCACTGGGTTCACTGAACCCTGCTCTCCTGGGACACTTACATATTTGAAGGCCAGCACAATGGCACTGACAATCCCAGTCACCATCATCACAATTCCCAGGACACAGAAGAGGCCTGTGCATGAGGTGAAGTCCACCTGCCAGGAAGGAGAAAGGTGGCACCTGTCAGATGAATGCCACAACTAGCCCCACCAGACCGGCCCTGCCTCCCCAAACCAGGGAGCCCCAGTGCTGCCCCCTGGGGGACACGGAGTGATCGTGACATTCTAAgggcagacacaggaagcagtcTTGGTGTAGCTATGAAGGGAAGGGGATTAGAGTATCGAAGGGAAAGCCCATGTAGAGGTCTGGCCCTCCCAGGCCCACTCAAGTGCCGAGCCTTAAGGGCCAGGTCTGTACAAGAGAGGGGGGTGGGATGGCCTCACCTTGGTCTGGAAGCAGAAGATGGTGACGGAAATGGACACCACAGCAGTGATGATCATTGCAATGATGACGGCTTTGGTTCCATAAAAGCTGAGGGAAGGGGTTAAGAGAGGCCAAGGCATAAGCCACGTCTGACTGACTTTGAAACCACCACTTCTGGAAGCATCCCGCCCAGAATCCCCCCTGCAGGTGACTGCCCGCCCAGGGCTGCCCTACTGCCCCGTAACACACACTTCCCAAGGTCATGGGAGTTTGTCCCTGAATGTACCTGGAAATGGCGCCAGTCATATAGCCCATGGCAAGCGTCTAAGGGAAGGAGAGACAAGAGTGAAACACTTAAGAGGGGAATGGCCATGGTGGGGCGCTACAACTGGGGGTGAATGTGACTGAGGAGGAAAGAGGCAGCCCCTGAGACCGAGGCAGGGGTCAGGATTAGGTGGGCGAGAGAGCCAGAGGCAGCTTCTACAGCAGcgttcccttcccttccctgagaCCACCCTCCCTCACACCCTCTCCACTACCCCCTCCACCCTTCTAGACTTACAAAGACGGTCAGCAGGATGATGTTCCATGGGAAACGGCGTCTGAAGGGAAAGAAACCACGAGTAAGGGACGTGGGGCCAGCCAGGTATCAGACTCCTCTAGCAGAAGGAAGTTCTTGGCTTGTGTGCCTAGAGATTAGGCCTTgacgtgggggaggggaggctggctTGGCCTTTGGTACCTGCTCAGGTGTTCTATGCAGGGACAACATGGGGCAATAGGACAGACCGGGGCTATGGAGCCACAAAGACCTGGATTCGTTTGCAGCTCTCACCCTATCTGTGTGACTGTGAGAaagttactcagcctctctgagccttgggttcttcctattttttaaatggttaaaatgctaCATATCTTGCAGGGTTGCTTTAGGAATAATAACTACCGATTAACTAGATCCCACACAGGCTGAAAATGCTGTCATCTCATTACTGCTTATAAGTGTCCATTCAGCTGCGCTAAGCAATCCCCTTTCTTTCGAAACTATTTGACCCCACTCCTGCCCCCTGCCATCCCTTCTCCCTGTCTAAGATTCTGGGACTCACCTGGGGCCCTCGCAGCAGGCAAGGGTCAAGTAGGTAGCCAGGAAGACAGCACTggggagaaagagacaggaaatagTCCGCAGGCCCAATGTGCTTCTTGGCCCCCTGGCCCGGCCTGGCAGCACTCACGGGCCCACAGAGCTGTCTGCAAGTCTAAGGGGCAGCTACCCAGCAGGACAAGACCACCTCAGCCAAGGGCACTGAGAACCTCTGTAACGGGATTTGGCCAGGAAGAGGGTGAGGTGACTGCAGCAGATAGGCTAACAGAACGTGGGGACCATTTAGCTGTCTGCGTGCTGCCACCAGTTCCCCACCCGTACTCTTAGGGCTCTGTGCTGCTGTTACTCCTCACTGGGTGGCACACACCCACACTTCCCAAATCGGGTGGCAACCTGGAGGGCCCCTCTCAGAAAGCCTGTGATCCCTGCCCGTCCTCTCGGCGCCCAGCAGGGAAGGTGCGGACACTCACTAGGAAGCGTAGTAGACAGCCTGGTTTCTCCTCACAAACTCCCCGACGGGCTGCCTGTGGAGCAGGGGGGACAAGGGAGGAGTCACAGCcatcccccccactcccccacacacCCAACTCTgcttgccctccccaccccagccctggcaggTGCCCCAGCCGCGGGCCCAGGACCCCAGAGCGGGTGACGGGCAGGGAGGCTGAGAGACTCACACAAAGGTGAAGATGGCGATGATGGCCACTGTGATGAGCAGCTGGATGGAGATGATGGTGTAAACCTGAAACACAGCCGCGTCACCACCACCCCTGGCCCTTCCCCAGGCAGCAGccagcccccccacccaccccctcatcaccctgctcctcccacccctggcccctccccaggcAGCAGCCAGCCCCAAGACCATGAGGCCCCAAAGGTCCTACACCGTCACCCTTCTCCTGTCACCTTCTCCTCCGCTGTCTGTCAATGGTCAGGAGGGGCTCCTTCTCCATTTGGAAGAACCTACTCTTTGTTTCCACTGAGAGGCCAGGCCCAGCGCGGAGCCTGGCTCAGTACTATAACCTTACGGCTGACCCACCCGCCTCCCTGTCTGACATCCAGCCTCAGTTTACTGCTTACTTCCCCTGCCTCACGGAACGGCCACGTGTGGCCTCCACATTTGTAGCAGTTCAGGCTGCCATCTGCCAGGTATCTACACTGAGCAGGGCACTGTGCAGACAtgagctgaggggtgggggggctacAAACTAGCGTGATCATTTCTGGCTTTGAGTTGTTTACAGTCGAACACAAGAAAGAAGTTTGGGGAGGGCAGAATACTTTGCGGAGCCTGCTGAGATTTTCCAGGATTGAATCTGTCCCCTACCCCAAACCAGGTCATGGAAAGAGGAGCAAAAGGTTAGGGAACGGGAGTCAGAACAGCACGGGGCTAGGGAGCGAGAACCTGGAAGGCAGCAGCACATTCCTATGGGAATGAGTACCCTGGGGCTGATAGGGCCCCTCACACCCCCGTTCCCACAGCCCGAGGGGCCcaggcaccccaccccccagcctggGTCTCACCTTTCGGATGAAGCTGTGTCGGACTTTCACGTCATCCCACTCTCCATGCCCGAAGTTGTCACTCACTGCTCTCTCCTCCCCGTCATAGCCTGGGCCTGGGGACAGATCACATATGACCAACTGGGAACCTGGAACATGGGGCCTCAATCCCAAAGCCTCTGGGACGTTATCGCAAAGTCTCAGGTATCTTCAGCCAAAAGACAAGTGTTATAACTTTAACTCCTTGCCCAAGCCAGGTCCTCTCGATGCCCGAAGTGAGGCAGAGCTGGCCTGGGCAACACACGGAGTCATGTGCCCCGTCACAAAGGAGCTTCGGTTAAAGCCATCCCATCAGCATGCACGCACTGAGGGTAGGGGTGCCCAGCCCACACCCGGGGGCTCTGGGGCCTCCGCCAGCAGGGCTCAGTCCGGTGAGGAAGCCAGGCAGGTGCAGAGCTTGGAGCATCAGCCAGAGGAGCTGGGCTGAGGTCGGAGCAGGGGACTCagggatggaaggaggaaaaggcagaAACACAGCATGTGTGTGGAGGGCGGAGAAGATGTACAGACCATGATGTACGCCAGGCCAACATGAGGACTCAGGGAAAACAGACATGTTGGGTACATGGTCAGAGGACGAGGCCGGACCTGAGCTTAGAGCAGAGCAGATGAGCGTGGCCGCGCTCCAGGGCTCCAGGCTGCAGGGCCTCAAGACATTCCTTGAATGCCTCCTTGGGAACTGctttctcatctcatctcatttcTGACCAAACAGAGCGTGTACTTGCCGTGGCGTTCACCAAACATCCAAATGACTTGTGGATGTTTGTAAAAAGCAGATGTTACCTTAAAGGATGAGGATTTGTCAGCCCcgagttaaaaggaaaaaaaggggttTAGGTTCCAAAGGCAGAGAGCGTCggagtggctggcagctgcctGCGTAGCAAGGGCCTCTAAGGTAACCACTGCGAAGTAACGAATTACTCCATTCAGCCACTTTCTCCTGTGACGTGTAAGTTCTGGGGTGTGTTATGGACTCAGTCTCCCTGCGGAATAAAGGCGCCAGCAGGTGGTCCAGGGGGGCTAGGTGCTGAGGGGAGAAGTGGGGGGTAACAGGAAATGGAGAgatgaaaaaaggaaggaaaggaggtggCCTCAGGTACTGCAAGtgttcctctctcccctccccccccaggccaccccccatcccaccccccaccagccaCCCTTCAGGGACTCACCGTAGTTCATGGGCATTGGATGGACGGGGGGCATAGGCTGTGGGTAGCCACCAGGATGACCGAAGCCAGGCTGTGGGTAGGCAGGGTAGGCAGGGTACCCACCAGGCAGGACAGACGGCTGCCCATAGcccccctggggaggagggccaGGGTACAGGGGGTTGCGGTCCTCATATGGAGGTGGGGCGCTGGGGTTGGACATGGCCACTCAAGGGCTGAGGGGAGACCCCAGTTGCCGGGACCTGAAATGGGAGATAAGACAAGCAGTCATGAGTGCCCACGCCCAGCTTACTCAGTCTGAGTCCAGGCTGCCTCCGTGGAAGGGGACCCTCTATTTTCTCTCAATCATGGTGTGTCCTTCTCTGCCCACAGCCAtcctccccatccccactgcGCCCCCTGCCCCTCGCCTTCACACCAGCTTTCGGTCCAAAGCTCTCCTCACCCACCATCGGAAAGGGGGGCATGATGCAGTGCAGGAGCCCAGAGGGGTCACGGCATCAGTGGGTGAGAGACCAGGCGCAGGGGCCTGGGAACGCCCCTGCGCTCATTTAAGAAAGACTTCTAGTGACCAGGGAAGAAGCCTGATGGCCCAGCAAAGCCTGGTGAGTCCCCGAGCCAGCTGGGACCAGCCCCCATGGCAGCCCGCAGGAGCGGCAGGCCTGGGAGGAGCCAAGGCCCAGAGTTGGGGGTAGGGGAGGCGGCGAGGAcaagctctccctggagctggaggCACCAGGCCCGGAGGGGGAGGGCTGAAGGACCTGGCAAGCTGAGTCAGAGGACGCCTGAATCCTAGGGGAGTGGGTGCGCGGGGCTGGCCGCCAGGGCTGGGAGGCCACACAAAACGCTGCCTGAGACGGGACTTTCTGGTTCCTTTAAATAACAGCCTAGGAGTGTCACACCTATTGCTGCCACTGCTCTCTTCATGGCCTTGCAGGGAGTGGGTCGTGCTCGCAGGGCCCTAACGCCCCCTGGGAGGGCACACGTGTTTTGAACCCCGGGTTATCTGGTATCTGTGACTCCTGCCCGGTCCCCCCAGGGGCAGTGGCTCGCAGGGAAGACAGAGCACTGAGGATTCAGGCCATGAGGTCCAGTCAGTACCTTTCCTGCGGTAGGAAGAGCCCCACAGCAGGGACATCTGGGGGACAAGGAAGAGGACAGGAAAGCTAGAAGGGACCTCCAGGTTTTACGGCCCCCAAATGCTCAATTCAGATGAGGGAACCAAGGCCCAGAACAGTGAAGCGATTCCCCAGGATCACAGAACTAGAAGCAGAATCAAGGCCTTCAGCGTCCTGGGTAAGTGTGCCCTGTATTGTGCGGGTTCTGTGTGCCCCTCATGCCGTGCAAGTGTCCTCTGGGCCTGGTGTTCCTCTCTGAGGTGGCGGAGATGGGGGCTTAGGGAGAGCTAAGGAGATCCTCGGAAGGCCCCTATTAGGGACAAGCCCTGACAGAGTCTGGGCCCCTTGACAGGGCCACCGGCTCTCCCTAGAGCATCTCCCAAGGGGCAGACCTTTAGGGTCCCACGGGGAGGAAGCACCCCCAAATCCAGGTCAGCAGACAGCCTCAGAGCCTCTGCTGGAAAAAAGGAAGAACCCGCTTGTCTTTAGGACACACTGCACAGTTCAGGGATCAGATAAAGGATTGTCTTATCTCTTCCCTCTTACACAACTGGGATAATTCAGAGGGGAAGGTggcagggaggggcggggaggagggatTGAATAACAGGCCAGGTCTCTAAATGGGTTATTCTGAGGAAAGCTGTTCTCCATCTTCCCAGAGCAAACGGACCAGAACAGCAAGAACGTGTCAggtcagaaataagaaaatcgGCCCTGACAGTGAGGGTGTAACACAGCAAACGAGGGGTCGTGGTGAAGGCTGCAGTGACCTAAGGAAACGGGGTAAAGAGGACCCGGGAAAACTGAAAACTGAGTGTTGTGAGTTTaagaaacagacattttttctgaaaatgtttcagGTTTATGGAAGGGTAGGAAAATATTCATAAGTAGTTACAATATGTAAATCTCCttaacagacttttaaaaaaggaagaaagaataaaaaatagtctCTTTCTCTGAGGCAAGAGGGTCCTTCTCCCCGTACCCCTCTAGCCACCCCCTCCAAAAAACCCCTTTTAACTCCACCAAGAGAAGGGTGGCCTGTTTGCAGGAAGAGGGATGTGCAGGTGACCTCTGGAGTCAGGTTACCTGTCATTATTACCATCATCTCAGCACCCCAGACCCATTTGACGGCCACCGTCCAGTTGGTGGTGGTTAACACTGGTTAACAGGCTGAACACGGCCCAAGAAAGTCCCTGTGGTCAGAAGCTCCAGCTGAGTCACTAAACAGTGTCACCAGGGCCCGGTCCTATTGCCTCCATGGGATGCGCCTCTGAAATGGGCTGAGTGGACCAGGTGATCTCTGAGCTCATTTCCAGCTCTTAACAGACTGGGATCCTGGGACTTATGCCTGCCTCTTGCCTGGCCAGCCAGctgcccctccttccctccttcctcgaAGCCAAGCCAGAAAAACaggtccctcctccctccccagaccCAAGAGGAAATCAGGGAGAGCAACCCCAGCCTTAGATGGGCCACTGGGACTCCAGGGTTCCGGTCTAGTGCAGCAGGCTGCTGACTCACAAGGActccctcttcccccccccccccccaccgttGCCTCTTTTGGTTTCAGAGGGATTCACCAGTAGATCTGGCAACACAGAAGGTCACAGCCCAGTTCTCTGGTGCCTCAGCGACCAAGCCATGCTCACCAGAGACTGGCACTGACCATTTCACTTCActatacctcagtttctccacctggaAAATGGGTTTCACACTATAATAGTGCCCTCCAGAgtggtaaaaattaaatgagaaaatacacagAGAGCACTTACAACCGTGTCTGACCCTTGATAAACAGTTGACTACTTTTAgttattctttcattaaatacGCACAATAGCCCAACAAAGTACATAATGTTGCTATTCCTATTTACAAATGCAGAAACAGTGACTTAGAAGAATGCAATCACTTGCCCACGGTTACTTAGCTAGAGTGCGAGGAAGGCAAGCAAGACGTGAGCGCCAAGACTGACCCCAAAGCCCCTGCTCTTAAACCCCGCTCAGATCCCTCTTTCGGAACCCTGTCATCGCTTCTCACGGCTTCCCGTCTAAGACACTGTAATGACAAGGCGAGGCTTACACAGCAAGCGGATGCTGAACCATTCAGCCCCCTCCAtgacacaccccacccccacccccccaccccgttccCAAACTCTGTGCTACCGCCAGAACAGGGCTGCCAGAGAGAGATtcttaaatgtaagagctgaaagGAAACTTGATCAGTTAAGGCCAGTCAACCCCCGGCTTTACCAACCAGAGAGCCACAGTGCAGGGAGGCAGAGTGACCTGTCGTTGGTCACAAAGCTGGGCCTGGGCCGGGACTACATCCCAGATCTCTGGTGTAAAGGCCTGGGCACAGGAGACGGAGAGTGTCCAGGCAGTCAGGGGAGTGGCTGAGCTCGGCCACACTCACCTCTGAGCAATGCCAGACGGGCCGGAGCCTCGGGCCCAGGGCTGCCAGCGTTGGCAGCTTCTACGCCTGCTCCCTGGCTGCTGCCCGACCTACGTGACGGCCACggccacttcctcctcctcaagGCCTCGGCTAGGAATGAGATTTGGGGATGGCCTCTGCCTAGGTTGTAGGGAAAGGGGGAAGTGGTCAGTGTTTACTTTCGGCTGTGACTAAAGGTGGGAGCTGGAGAAGAATGAAGAGTcaaaaggggaggaggagaaaggagggaaaggatcCAGAGGATGATTCATGACCAAAGACCAGAAACCAGGAATCAGGTCATCTAGGCTCGGCTGGTAGCTACTGGGGGGGCTCACAGTCTCTAGGGGCTGAAAAGGACCTTTAAGGTTCCCCACTGGAAGCTGGAATTTTCCTAAAACACAGTGGGCATTCAGCTTCTACTGGACACACTCCAGTGACAGGGAGCAAGGCAGCTGAATCACTAGCACTTTCTTCTTCACAAGGCCTGCTGTGAAGACATGCAGGCCTGCCCGTCCCTGCCACATTACAGATCCAAGTTTGCTTCTGTGTCTCACGGCCTCGGTCCCTCATCAGGAAGGAGCCAGAACCTCTCCTTTCTCCGGCAGGACCCCCAGACACAGCCATCACAGGAGCAGAAGTGGGTGTGCTCCAATGCAAGGCTGGCTGTCCATCAAGGTTTTCAGATGCAGCCGTGAGGAAGCATCTCCTTCCCCTGGGAGGGCGGCCAGCGTGCTCCCAGCTCCCAGCGGCTGGGGTCCCGGCTCAGGCTCCCCTGGGTGCGTCTGAAGG encodes the following:
- the TMBIM1 gene encoding protein lifeguard 3; protein product: MSNPSAPPPYEDRNPLYPGPPPQGGYGQPSVLPGGYPAYPAYPQPGFGHPGGYPQPMPPVHPMPMNYGPGYDGEERAVSDNFGHGEWDDVKVRHSFIRKVYTIISIQLLITVAIIAIFTFVQPVGEFVRRNQAVYYASYAVFLATYLTLACCEGPRRRFPWNIILLTVFTLAMGYMTGAISSFYGTKAVIIAMIITAVVSISVTIFCFQTKVDFTSCTGLFCVLGIVMMVTGIVSAIVLAFKYIYWVHMVYAALGAICFTLFLAYDTQLVLGNRKHTISPEDYITGALQIYTDIVYIFTFVLQLVGSRD